The following coding sequences lie in one Pseudoxanthomonas sp. SE1 genomic window:
- a CDS encoding response regulator transcription factor, with translation MSQHDLPSPRVAVVEDEDELRGLIVEELGERGYDVVGLASAEALYRHMSVQALDIVVLDIGLPGESGLGVASHLRQLASVGIIVLTGRGGKKLMAQSFEEGADLFLTKPVDYDVLAVAVANLHRRLAPAMNGPALDDQDAPTWSLSDAGWTLHGPDARTLALSEAERTILARLLEQPGTPVSRTALIEMLTDQPWDFDPHRLDVLVHRLRGKVSSRFSQPLPLRAVRGVGYVFAP, from the coding sequence ATGAGCCAACACGATCTGCCGTCTCCACGCGTTGCCGTTGTCGAGGATGAAGACGAACTGCGGGGCCTGATCGTTGAGGAACTGGGCGAGCGTGGCTACGACGTTGTAGGTCTGGCGAGTGCAGAAGCCCTGTACCGCCACATGAGTGTCCAGGCGCTCGACATCGTCGTCCTGGACATCGGCCTGCCTGGCGAAAGCGGGCTTGGGGTTGCGTCGCACCTGCGGCAGCTTGCCTCGGTGGGCATCATCGTGCTGACCGGCCGCGGCGGCAAGAAGCTCATGGCACAGAGCTTTGAAGAAGGCGCCGATCTCTTCCTGACCAAGCCCGTCGATTACGACGTGCTGGCCGTGGCGGTCGCCAATCTTCATCGTCGGCTGGCACCTGCGATGAATGGCCCGGCACTGGATGACCAGGATGCGCCCACCTGGTCATTGTCCGACGCGGGCTGGACGTTGCATGGACCCGATGCCAGGACGCTGGCGCTCAGCGAGGCGGAACGCACGATCCTCGCACGGCTTCTGGAGCAGCCTGGCACACCCGTATCGAGAACGGCCCTGATCGAGATGCTGACCGATCAACCCTGGGATTTCGATCCCCATCGGCTGGACGTTCTGGTCCATCGTCTCCGCGGCAAGGTCAGCAGCCGTTTTTCGCAGCCCCTGCCGCTGCGTGCCGTGCGTGGCGTCGGCTACGTATTCGCACCCTGA